The sequence below is a genomic window from Leisingera sp. M658.
CTTGCCGAGGCCATTTTAAACCAATCCGGCGAAGGCAAGTTTCGCGCCTATTCGGCTGGCACTCTGCCCTCGTCCGGTCCGCGCCCCGAGGTGGCGTCCCTGCTGTTGGCCAAGGGCTATGACACCAGCGCGCTGCATTCCAAGGATCTGGTCGAATTTTCAGCCCCGGATGCACCAAGCATGGATTTCATCTTCACCGTCTGCGACCACGCCGCCAATGAGGAATGCCCGGCCTGGCCCGGCCAGCCGATGAGCGCCCACTGGGGGATGGCAGATCCGGTCAAGGCGACAGGCACCGACGCCGAACGGCACCTGGCCTTTCAGCAGGCCTACGGGTTGCTGCGCAATCGGATCAAAGCCTTTGCGGCGCTGCCCTTTGAAACGCTCGACCGCCTGTCGCTTCAGCATCAGGTTGACGGCATCGGCCGCGTAAATTCTTCCGACTAACCCAATAGAACGGTCAAAACCCATGAACATTCTTGTCCTCTGCACGGGCAACTCCGCCCGCTCCATCCTGCTGGAGTCAATCTTCAACACCCTGGGCTCTGGCCGCATCCGTGCGTTTTCTGCAGGCTCCAACCCCACCGGCGAGGTGCATCCGCAATCGCTGGTACTGCTGGAGGAACTCGGCCACGATACCGCCGGCGCCCGCTCCAAAAGCTCGGACGAGTTTGCCGTTCAGGGCGCACCGGAAATGGACATGGTGATCACCGTCTGCGCCTCAGCCGCGGGCGAAACATGCCCGATCTGGCCCGGCGCGCCGGTCCGCGCCCATTGGGGCGCCGCAGATCCGGCTGCCGCGGACCAGCCCGAATGGGACACCGCCTTTCGCGCGGCTTATGCCACGCTGGAAAAGCGCGCCAAGGCGCTGCTCGATGTGCCGTTTGAAACCATGAACGCAACCGAGCTGACACAGCAGCTTAAGCGGATCGGAGAAATCCAATGACCGGGCAGAAACTTCTGGCCGAGGGGCTGGGCACAGCCATGCTGCTGGTCGGTGTTGTTGGCTCCGGGATCATGGCTGAAAACCTGGCCGGAGGAAACGTGGCCCTAGCCCTGCTGGCCAATGCTGTTGCCACCGGCTGCATGCTTTATGCGACCATCACTACCCTGGGTCCGATTTCAGGCGCCCACTTCAACCCGGCCGTGACCCTTGCCTTCGCCCTGCGCGGCGAACATGAATGGCGTGCGGTGACACCTTACGTTCTGGTGCAGATCGGAGGCGGAATCCTGGGGGTCTGGGCTTGCCACGCAATGTTTGATCTTGCAGTTTTGCAAAGCTCTGAGACTATGCACCGAACAGGAACAGCGCAGTGGTTTTCCGAAATCCTGGCCACGTTCGGCCTGTTGTTCGTGATTTTCGGCGGGCTGCGGTCGCGTCCCGATACAGTGCCTGCTCTGGTCGGAATCTACATCACCGGAGCCTACTGGTTCACCTCTTCGACCAGCTTTGCCAACCCGGCGGTGACTATTGCCCGCGGCTTCAGCGACACTTTTGCAGGCATCTATCCGGGGCATATCCCGATGTTCATTGTGATGCAGCTGATTGCGGTTGGAATCGGCCATCTGGTGCTGCCCCGGCTGTTCGCACCGGCCTAAGCGCTGGCAAAAAACCGCTTAACACGGCGGCCTTGGGCTGATGCCCCGGGGCCGACGTTACGCGACGGCAGAAAAAATGCTAGCATGAGGGTCCAACAACCATAATCAGTTTGTCAGGGAGGCCCCCCCAATGCCTGTACAGACAGCAGCTGCCAGCTGGATTGACAGGATGCCCCGCATCAAACAGCGCTTTCCGCATCTGAAAGCCAGCAACGCGCCGTCACTTGTCGATGACCGGGACAGATTTGTTGCCTATTTGGCCCGCACCCATCATCTCACGCTGAACGAAGCCAGGGAAGAAGTGGACGACTTCCTGTATATCGAAAGCCTGCTGAGAGAGCTGGACGGGCGGACGCACTAGCAGCGCAGCCGCCTTTTGAAGTCCAGGCCTCAAGCCAGCGACGTCACCCAAAGGATCATTGCGTCTTCGGGGCTGACAGATATGACATTATGCCCCATGGCTGCGTCGTAATAGGCGCTGTCACCGCGGCGCATTTCAATCGGCTCGTAGAATTCCGTGTAAAGCTTGACCACCCCGGTCAGCACATACAGAAACTCCTCGCCGTCATGGCGCACCCAGCCGTCAAACTCATCCAGCGACCGCGCCCGTACCCGCGCCCGGTAGGGCAGCATTTGCTTGCGCGACATACCGTCCGCCAGCAGCTCGTGCTCATATGTTGCGGTGGCATGGGCCGAACCGTCACCGGATTTGGTCACCGTCATCCGCCCGTTCACCTGGCCGCGCTGCGGCTGGGTAAACAGCTGCGGCACCGAGATCTGCAGGCCCACGGCCAGCTTCTTAAGCGCCTCGTAAGTCGGTGACATCTGACCGTTTTCGATCTTGGACAAGGTCGAACGCGCCAAACCGGCCTGATTGGCAGCATGTTCCAATGTCCAGTCCCGCGCCTTGCGCAGTTCGCGCACACGCGCACCCAGGTCCAATGGCTCTGCTGCGTCATCTCCGCCGTTTGCACGGGCGATGGTAATCAGGGACTTCGGGTCACGGCTTGTCATAGCCACTCTATAAGCCGCACCTGCGCAGCTTGCAACGCAGGACGGCGCGGGCTAGCCAATTGCCATGCTGTCCGTTTTTGATCAGGGGCCTTTTGCGCCCTGCCCTTCGCCTTTCAACCTCGCGGCCCATGTGCTGCGCCATGCCCATCGGCTGGCGGCCAAGACCGCACTGTCGGTTCTCGCAGGCGATGCCAGCGAAGACTGGAGCTATGCCCGGCTTGAAGCAGCGGTGCGCGGAACCGGAACAGGGCTGCTTAAAGCGGGATTGCAACCTGGAGATATTGTGCTGATGCGGCTGGGGAACACGGTTGAGTTTCCCATTGCCTATCTCGGCGCCATTGCCGCCGGATTGGTGCCGGTGCCGACCTCAGCCCAGCTTACAGCGCCGGAAACCGCCCGGATGATCGCGGATTTGCAACCGGCAGCAGTCCTGCGCGATCCCGAAGTCCCGTGCGCGAGTCACCCGCTTCAGATCAGCACCGCCGACTTGCTGGAAATGCACCGTCTGCCTCCCTGCAGCTACGCCCTTGGAGACCCGGACCGCCTCGCCTATGTGGTCTACACCTCCGGCACCAGCGGAAATCCGCGCGCCGTGGCCCACGCCCACCGGGCTGTTTGGGCGCGGCAGATGATGGTGGATGGCTGGTACGGGCTGACGCAGGATGACCGGCTGATGCATGCCGGTGCTTTCAACTGGACCTTCACGCTGGGCACCGGCCTGCTGGATCCTTGGGCGGCGGGTGCAACGGCGCTGATCCCGCAGCCCGGAACCCCGCCTCAGAACCTGCCCGCGCTGCTGCGCCGCCACCGCGCGACCCTCTTTGCGGCAGCCCCCGGCGTTTACCGGAAACTCCTGCAGTCCGGACCGCTTGAATTGCCGGATTTGCGGCATGGGCTTTGCGCTGGTGAAAAGCTCTCCCAGCATCTGCGCGCGGCCTGGGAGGCGGCAACAGGCCACAGATTGTTTGAGGCTTTCGGCATGTCGGAATGCTCAACCTTCATTTCGTCTTCGCCGTCCTGCCCCGCACAGGATGGGTCACTCGGGAAGCCGCAACCCGGACGCAGAACCGCCATTCTGGGCAGCGGCGGACCCGTTCCCATGGGGGAAGAAGGCACCATCGCCATCCACCGCTCGGACCCGGGGCTGATGATTGGCTATCTGAATGCGCCTGAAGAAACCGCCGCCCGCTATCAGGGGGATTGGTTCCTGACCGGTGATCAGGGCGCAATGTCGAAGGACGGACAGATCCGCTACCTGGGCCGCGCTGACGACATGATGAATGCGGGCGGCTACCGCGTGTCCCCGATCGAGGTTGAAACCGCTTTGGCGTCGCATCCCGGCATCACTCAGGCCGGCGCCGCAGCGGTAGAGGTGAAGCCTGAGACCTTCATCATCGCCGCCTTCTATACCGGTCCCGAAGAGGTGAACGCCGCAGAGCTGCAAGCCTTTGCATCCCAGCGCCTGGCCCGTTACAAGCAGCCCCGCGCTTATGTGTATCTTGACGCCCTGCCCGCAGGTGCCAATGGGAAGCTGCTGCGCCGCGCCCTGCCCGCCCTGTTCAAAGGATGACCCAAATGACCACTGTCAAACTCGACATCCTGTCGGACCCGATCTGCCCCTGGTGCTATATCGGCAAGACCCATCTGGACAAAGCGCTGGCCGAGGTTCCGGATCATCCCTTTGTCATTGAATGGCATCCGTTCCAGCTGAACCCCGACATGCCGCGCGAAGGCATGGACCGGCGCGACTACCTGGAACGCAAGTTCGGCGGCAAGGAGGGCGCGGTGAAAGCCTATGCGCCAGTGGTGGAGCACGCGGAAAAGGCCGGGCTGACCATCAATTTTGAGGCGATGACGCGCACGCCAAACACGCTGGATGCACACCGGCTGATCCATTGGGCCGGAATTGAAGGCAAGCAGACCGAGGTGGTGGATGCTTTGTTCCAAGCCTACTTTGTGGACGCCAAGGACATCGGCGACCACACAGTTCTGGCCGGCGTCGCACGCGAGGCCGGAATGGATGCAGATGTCGCCGCACGCCTGCTGCAAGGCGACAGCGACATTCAGGCCATCCAGGACCGCGACGCCCATTCCCGCAAGATGGGGGTACGTTCGGTGCCGACCTTCATTGTCGCCAGCCAGCACGCCGTGCCCGGTGCCCAGCCGCCGGAACTGTGGAAGCAGGTGATCGAAGACATTCAGCAGCAGCTGAAAGACGCAGAGGCCGAATAACCTCGCGGCAAATTGCTTAGCATCGCAACAATGCACAGTTTGCTGTGCAGCCGGGCGCTGGCCCGGTATGCGGATTCGTGATAGCGGAACCGGACAGCTCCCGGACCGGCCTTGTTCCCCGGAAACATCTGAAGAGCTGTTAGAGGTTTCAAATGTCACAACCCCAGGTTCACTCTCCGGCCCACGGCATGGCCAAGGCCGAATTCATTGCGCTGATCGCGATGATGTTTGCCACCATTGCGTTTTCCATCGACGCGATGCTGCCCGCCCTGCCCGAAATCGGCCAGGCACTTAGCCCGGATGACATTAACCGCGCCCAGCTGGTGCTGACTTCTTTTGTGCTGGGTATGGGCATCGGCACGTTTTTTACTGGCCCGCTGTCTGATGCCTTTGGCCGCAAGACTGTCATTGCCGGCGGTGTTGCGTTGTACATCGCAGCATCTGCCGTCGCCTGGAAGGCGCAATCGCTGGAGCTGCTGCTGGCCTCCCGCATTGTCATGGGGCTGGGTGCCGCCGGGCCGCGGGTTGTCGGCATTGCCATCGTGCGGGATTTGTACTCGGGCCGGGAAATGGCCCGGATGATGTCGATTGCTATGATGATCTTCACCCTGGTTCCCGCCTTTGCACCGATGCTGGGTGCGGGCATCATTGCCTTTTCCAGCTGGCGCAGCATCTTCCTGGCCTTTGCCATTTTCGCCATCCTCATCGTGATGTGGATGGGCCTGCGCTTGCCGGAAACCCTAGCAGTGGAGAACCGCCGCCCCTTCCGTCTGCCGCTGCTTTTGGGCGCGGTGAAGGAAATGTTCGCCCACCCGGCTGTGCGCCTGTCTATTCTGGTGCAGACCCTTTGCCTGGGCATGCTGTTCACCATGCTGACCATGGTGCAGCAGGTCTATGACGTGATCTTTGACCGCGCTGGCAGCTTCCCCTTCTGGTTTGGATTTGTGGCCTTGATGGCGGGTACTGCCAGTCTGCTGAATGCAGCAATCGTGGTCCGCGTTGGTATGCGCCGGATCGTGACATGGTCCTTGGCCGCCCAGGTCTGCATTTCCGCGATTATGCTGGTGCTCAGCGGTCAGGCGCTGCCGGAAACGCTGCTGTTCGGCCTGTTTGTCGCCTGGCAGACCAGCGTGTTCTTTCTGGCCGGCACCACGCTTGGCAATCTCAACGCGATCGCGATGGAGCCGATGGGCCATATTGCCGGCATGGCGGCCTCGGTCATCGGTGCGATCTCCACCGTTCTGGCCGCCGCGATTGCCGCACCTGTGGGCCTGCTGTTTGACGGCTCGCTGCTGCCGCTGGCTGCAGGGCTGCTGACAATGGCCGGCCTTGCGTTCCTGCTGATGCTGCAAATGGCACGGGCTGAGGCGCAATTGCCCGCAGAATAACTATCTTGTCCGGGTCAACACCTCTGCCTAACCTCTCCAAATACTTGGGGAG
It includes:
- a CDS encoding helix-turn-helix domain-containing protein, encoding MELDITDKLSALAHPNRLALFRLLMRRYPDAVPAGEIASALDFKPNTASAYLSVLKQAGLISQHRTGTSLMYTADLPGLRGLFDDLLTGCCQNRPDICSPFTNEERAMPTVEHPFNVLFICTGNSARSLLAEAILNQSGEGKFRAYSAGTLPSSGPRPEVASLLLAKGYDTSALHSKDLVEFSAPDAPSMDFIFTVCDHAANEECPAWPGQPMSAHWGMADPVKATGTDAERHLAFQQAYGLLRNRIKAFAALPFETLDRLSLQHQVDGIGRVNSSD
- a CDS encoding arsenate reductase ArsC — its product is MNILVLCTGNSARSILLESIFNTLGSGRIRAFSAGSNPTGEVHPQSLVLLEELGHDTAGARSKSSDEFAVQGAPEMDMVITVCASAAGETCPIWPGAPVRAHWGAADPAAADQPEWDTAFRAAYATLEKRAKALLDVPFETMNATELTQQLKRIGEIQ
- a CDS encoding MIP/aquaporin family protein; translated protein: MTGQKLLAEGLGTAMLLVGVVGSGIMAENLAGGNVALALLANAVATGCMLYATITTLGPISGAHFNPAVTLAFALRGEHEWRAVTPYVLVQIGGGILGVWACHAMFDLAVLQSSETMHRTGTAQWFSEILATFGLLFVIFGGLRSRPDTVPALVGIYITGAYWFTSSTSFANPAVTIARGFSDTFAGIYPGHIPMFIVMQLIAVGIGHLVLPRLFAPA
- a CDS encoding helix-turn-helix domain-containing protein; translated protein: MTSRDPKSLITIARANGGDDAAEPLDLGARVRELRKARDWTLEHAANQAGLARSTLSKIENGQMSPTYEALKKLAVGLQISVPQLFTQPQRGQVNGRMTVTKSGDGSAHATATYEHELLADGMSRKQMLPYRARVRARSLDEFDGWVRHDGEEFLYVLTGVVKLYTEFYEPIEMRRGDSAYYDAAMGHNVISVSPEDAMILWVTSLA
- a CDS encoding class I adenylate-forming enzyme family protein, with product MLSVFDQGPFAPCPSPFNLAAHVLRHAHRLAAKTALSVLAGDASEDWSYARLEAAVRGTGTGLLKAGLQPGDIVLMRLGNTVEFPIAYLGAIAAGLVPVPTSAQLTAPETARMIADLQPAAVLRDPEVPCASHPLQISTADLLEMHRLPPCSYALGDPDRLAYVVYTSGTSGNPRAVAHAHRAVWARQMMVDGWYGLTQDDRLMHAGAFNWTFTLGTGLLDPWAAGATALIPQPGTPPQNLPALLRRHRATLFAAAPGVYRKLLQSGPLELPDLRHGLCAGEKLSQHLRAAWEAATGHRLFEAFGMSECSTFISSSPSCPAQDGSLGKPQPGRRTAILGSGGPVPMGEEGTIAIHRSDPGLMIGYLNAPEETAARYQGDWFLTGDQGAMSKDGQIRYLGRADDMMNAGGYRVSPIEVETALASHPGITQAGAAAVEVKPETFIIAAFYTGPEEVNAAELQAFASQRLARYKQPRAYVYLDALPAGANGKLLRRALPALFKG
- a CDS encoding DsbA family oxidoreductase is translated as MTQMTTVKLDILSDPICPWCYIGKTHLDKALAEVPDHPFVIEWHPFQLNPDMPREGMDRRDYLERKFGGKEGAVKAYAPVVEHAEKAGLTINFEAMTRTPNTLDAHRLIHWAGIEGKQTEVVDALFQAYFVDAKDIGDHTVLAGVAREAGMDADVAARLLQGDSDIQAIQDRDAHSRKMGVRSVPTFIVASQHAVPGAQPPELWKQVIEDIQQQLKDAEAE
- a CDS encoding multidrug effflux MFS transporter → MSQPQVHSPAHGMAKAEFIALIAMMFATIAFSIDAMLPALPEIGQALSPDDINRAQLVLTSFVLGMGIGTFFTGPLSDAFGRKTVIAGGVALYIAASAVAWKAQSLELLLASRIVMGLGAAGPRVVGIAIVRDLYSGREMARMMSIAMMIFTLVPAFAPMLGAGIIAFSSWRSIFLAFAIFAILIVMWMGLRLPETLAVENRRPFRLPLLLGAVKEMFAHPAVRLSILVQTLCLGMLFTMLTMVQQVYDVIFDRAGSFPFWFGFVALMAGTASLLNAAIVVRVGMRRIVTWSLAAQVCISAIMLVLSGQALPETLLFGLFVAWQTSVFFLAGTTLGNLNAIAMEPMGHIAGMAASVIGAISTVLAAAIAAPVGLLFDGSLLPLAAGLLTMAGLAFLLMLQMARAEAQLPAE